A portion of the Stella humosa genome contains these proteins:
- the chrA gene encoding chromate efflux transporter, translating to MSAPPLPSFRQALAVWWRIGLLSFGGPAAQIAMLHRAVVDEHRWVSERRFLHALNFCTLLPGPEAQQLATYLGWLMHGVRGGLAAGLLFVLPGAAVMLGLSILHATLGEVPAVAALFFGLKAAVLVLVVEALLRIGRRALKGRTAWAVAAAAFVALYALDIPFPAVVLAAAILGFLVPDAFVRTGHGTAGSDASPSALDAVLAADPGRPARMATDARRAGWIAIGLWLAPTAFLVAAGGGVFADVAWFFSKMAVVTVGGAYAVLAYVAQEAVEHYRWLTAPEMLVGLGLAETTPGPLILVLQFVGFLAGHQAAGIAGGVLAAILTLWVTFAPCFAFIFLGAPAVERAHGNRALTGALAAVTAAVVGVIANLALWFGLRVLFAEVRPLELGPARLDLPVPATLDPAALAIAVLAAICLFRLRLGVVRTLAVATAAGLAIRLAF from the coding sequence ATGAGCGCACCACCCCTGCCCAGCTTCCGCCAGGCACTCGCCGTCTGGTGGCGGATCGGCCTGCTGTCCTTCGGCGGGCCGGCCGCCCAGATCGCCATGCTGCACCGGGCCGTCGTCGACGAGCATCGCTGGGTATCGGAGCGGCGCTTCCTGCACGCGCTCAACTTCTGCACCCTGTTGCCGGGGCCGGAGGCGCAGCAACTGGCGACCTATCTCGGCTGGCTGATGCACGGGGTGCGCGGCGGTCTGGCGGCCGGCCTGCTGTTCGTGCTGCCGGGTGCAGCCGTCATGCTGGGGCTGTCGATCCTGCATGCGACGCTGGGCGAGGTGCCGGCGGTGGCTGCCCTCTTCTTCGGCCTGAAGGCAGCGGTCCTGGTCCTGGTGGTGGAGGCGCTGCTGCGCATCGGCCGGCGGGCGTTGAAGGGCCGCACGGCCTGGGCCGTGGCGGCGGCGGCCTTCGTCGCCCTCTACGCACTCGACATCCCCTTCCCGGCGGTCGTCCTGGCCGCCGCCATCCTGGGGTTCCTCGTGCCCGACGCGTTCGTGCGCACCGGCCACGGCACCGCCGGCAGCGACGCGTCGCCATCTGCGCTCGATGCCGTGCTGGCGGCCGACCCCGGGCGGCCGGCGCGGATGGCGACCGATGCGCGGCGGGCGGGCTGGATCGCGATCGGCCTGTGGCTGGCACCGACCGCCTTCCTGGTCGCCGCGGGCGGCGGGGTGTTCGCCGACGTCGCGTGGTTCTTCTCCAAGATGGCCGTCGTGACGGTGGGCGGGGCCTATGCCGTGCTGGCCTATGTCGCCCAGGAGGCGGTCGAGCACTACCGCTGGCTGACCGCGCCCGAGATGCTGGTCGGGCTGGGCCTGGCCGAGACCACGCCCGGGCCGCTGATCCTGGTGCTGCAGTTCGTGGGCTTCCTCGCCGGCCACCAGGCGGCGGGCATCGCCGGTGGCGTCCTTGCCGCCATCCTGACCCTGTGGGTCACCTTCGCGCCCTGCTTTGCCTTCATCTTCCTGGGCGCGCCGGCCGTCGAGCGGGCGCACGGCAACCGTGCCCTGACGGGGGCACTGGCGGCCGTCACCGCCGCCGTCGTCGGGGTCATCGCCAACCTGGCACTCTGGTTCGGGCTGCGGGTCCTCTTCGCCGAGGTACGACCGCTCGAACTCGGCCCCGCGCGCCTCGACCTGCCGGTCCCGGCCACGCTCGACCCGGCGGCACTGGCCATCGCCGTCCTGGCCGCCATCTGCCTCTTCCGGCTGCGGCTGGGGGTCGTGCGCACGCTGGCCGTGGCGACAGCGGCGGGGCTCGCCATCCGCCTGGCGTTCTGA
- a CDS encoding chromate resistance protein ChrB domain-containing protein, giving the protein MAGPDFISATQLARLVGTPDAPVIVDVRTDEDHARDPRMLPAAIRRDFRTVDEWSGALAGRVVAVVCQRGLKLSQGAAAWLRHAGARAETLEGGFEGWVAAGGLLVRPDRLPAADRQGRTVWVTRARPKIDRIACPWLIRRFVDPQAVFLFVAASEVAAVAERFAATPFDIEGAFWSHRGPDCTFQTMLAEFTLHSDALARLAAIICAADTDRLDQAPQAAGLLAASLGLSRMYRDDLAQLDASMGLYDAFYRWARDATGETHDWPAPAATTGQPR; this is encoded by the coding sequence ATGGCCGGTCCCGACTTCATTTCCGCAACCCAACTCGCTCGCCTCGTCGGCACGCCCGACGCGCCGGTCATCGTCGACGTGCGCACCGACGAGGACCATGCCCGCGACCCGCGCATGCTGCCGGCCGCCATCCGTCGCGATTTCCGCACGGTCGACGAATGGTCCGGCGCCCTGGCCGGGCGGGTGGTGGCCGTGGTCTGCCAGCGCGGGCTGAAGCTGAGCCAGGGTGCTGCCGCCTGGCTGCGCCATGCCGGCGCCCGCGCCGAGACGCTGGAAGGCGGCTTCGAGGGCTGGGTCGCGGCCGGCGGCCTGCTGGTGCGGCCGGACCGCCTGCCGGCCGCCGATCGCCAAGGCCGCACGGTATGGGTCACCCGGGCCCGGCCCAAGATCGACCGCATCGCCTGCCCCTGGCTGATCCGCCGCTTCGTCGACCCCCAGGCGGTGTTCCTCTTCGTCGCCGCGTCCGAGGTGGCGGCCGTGGCCGAGCGCTTCGCGGCGACTCCCTTCGACATCGAGGGCGCGTTCTGGAGCCATCGTGGCCCCGACTGCACCTTCCAGACGATGCTGGCGGAGTTCACCCTCCACTCCGACGCCCTGGCACGGCTGGCGGCCATCATCTGCGCGGCCGACACCGACCGGCTCGACCAGGCACCCCAGGCGGCCGGCCTGCTGGCCGCCTCGCTCGGCCTGTCGCGCATGTATCGCGACGACCTGGCCCAGCTCGACGCATCGATGGGCCTCTACGACGCCTTCTATCGCTGGGCGCGCGACGCCACCGGCGAAACCCATGACTGGCCGGCACCGGCCGCGACGACGGGACAGCCACGATGA